In Deinococcus seoulensis, the following are encoded in one genomic region:
- a CDS encoding sugar efflux transporter gives MTVAAPPTPAGLGSMLKLPHATGLALSVFLLGFGLSLAVPYLALYAVNRVGMSPFQIGVFLTLNAVAAVLVATLLARWSDRLPNRKPIVMATLAAGTAAYALISVTASFAGLLVIGVLLLSLGAAAFPQVFSFARASLRDVPADLADRAMTVLRSVFSLSWVVGPGLGALLLGDSDYRAVFLAAAACFALAALPLIRVPGRRPLPSPGAAQTTAEQERGAQQAAAQTRRANRRVIAFGAAAFVLYGMSMQMGMAMFPLFVTDTLGGDAREVGFLVGLCALLEIPVMLALVMWRRLPGVPTLIAAGMGLFVLHFALIVLSNSLPLLIAAQVVRAVVLAILAGLGMTYFQTLMPGRFSAATTLFANTSSVGAMLSGVTSGAVAQTFGYRSVFVLCAALTLIAWGVMARNNLRAARTLPA, from the coding sequence ATGACGGTCGCCGCGCCCCCCACCCCCGCAGGCCTGGGCAGCATGCTGAAGCTCCCGCACGCCACCGGACTGGCCCTGAGTGTGTTCCTGCTGGGCTTCGGGCTGTCACTGGCCGTGCCATACCTGGCGCTGTACGCCGTGAACCGCGTCGGCATGAGCCCCTTCCAGATCGGGGTGTTCCTGACCCTGAACGCCGTGGCCGCCGTGCTGGTCGCCACGCTGCTGGCCCGCTGGAGCGACCGCCTGCCCAACCGCAAACCCATCGTGATGGCCACCCTGGCCGCCGGGACCGCCGCGTACGCCCTGATCAGCGTCACGGCCAGCTTCGCGGGCCTGCTGGTCATCGGGGTGCTGCTGCTGTCGCTGGGGGCCGCCGCGTTCCCGCAGGTGTTCTCGTTCGCGCGCGCCAGCCTGAGGGACGTCCCCGCAGACCTCGCCGACCGCGCCATGACCGTGCTGCGCAGCGTGTTCAGCCTGTCGTGGGTGGTCGGCCCCGGCCTGGGCGCCCTGCTGCTGGGCGACAGCGACTACCGCGCCGTGTTCCTGGCCGCCGCCGCGTGCTTCGCGCTGGCCGCCCTGCCACTGATCCGCGTGCCGGGCCGCCGCCCGCTGCCCAGCCCCGGCGCTGCCCAGACCACCGCCGAGCAGGAACGCGGCGCGCAACAGGCCGCCGCGCAGACCCGCCGCGCCAACCGCCGCGTGATCGCCTTCGGAGCCGCCGCGTTCGTGCTGTACGGCATGAGCATGCAGATGGGCATGGCGATGTTCCCGCTGTTCGTGACCGACACCCTGGGTGGCGACGCCCGCGAGGTCGGGTTCCTGGTGGGCCTGTGCGCCCTGCTGGAAATCCCGGTCATGCTGGCCCTGGTCATGTGGCGGCGCCTGCCCGGCGTGCCCACCCTGATCGCCGCCGGGATGGGCTTGTTCGTGCTGCACTTCGCGCTGATCGTCCTGTCGAACAGCCTGCCGCTGCTGATCGCCGCGCAGGTCGTGCGCGCGGTCGTCCTGGCGATCCTGGCGGGCCTGGGCATGACCTACTTCCAGACGCTGATGCCCGGCCGTTTCAGCGCCGCCACCACCCTCTTCGCGAACACCAGCAGCGTCGGCGCGATGCTCAGCGGCGTCACGTCCGGCGCGGTCGCGCAGACCTTCGGGTACCGCAGCGTGTTCGTGCTGTGCGCCGCCCTGACCCTGATCGCCTGGGGTGTCATGGCCCGCAACAACCTCCGCGCCGCCCGCACCCTCCCCGCCTGA